The following proteins are encoded in a genomic region of Numenius arquata chromosome 28, bNumArq3.hap1.1, whole genome shotgun sequence:
- the ZBTB9 gene encoding zinc finger and BTB domain-containing protein 9: protein MAAEGCRVQISFPQHAAALLDSLNRLRLEGKFCDVAVHVGGRIFPAHKSVLAAASPFFHDKLLLQDGGRLLLPPAIDPDAFEGLLHLIYSGRLTLLLEALPGHLLVASGLQMWHVVDQCSEILRELEGGLCRWAGQGSEVTSSSSSGCGGEAASSWTTRGGDGSSCTTHGGDGASSWTTRGGDGSSCPTRGGDGASSWPTRGGDGSSSSSWTTRGGDGSSCPTRSGDGASSWSTRGGDGSSSSSWPVCGGDGSSWATCGGDVATPSFTKEGGEEVLKIRVATDVAPAATSSLSSLLKDTGEEVLKICVEEDEEEEEEEEEGGHRPTDALQIVLEEDEEEDGAPRDTHEPPKIFYIKQEAGDSAAVEGLLPAAELAGGFAPAEVSYVIPASGGGTVVTSAGTLVTSGGAAVFPQPSWKPVDLHGNEILGRGQALHAPVKLGAAPDGKRFGCLCGKRFAVKPKRDRHIMLTFSLRPFACAACHKRFKLKHHLREHMKTHDGAGRACERCGRRFRLRSGLDKHRPLCQGARWGGGCWACD from the exons ATGGCGGCAGAGGGGTGCCGGGTGCAGATCTCCTTCCCCCAGCACGCGGCGGCGCTGCTGGACTCCCTCAACCGCCTGCGGCTGGAGGGGAAGTTCTGCGACGTGGCCGTCCACGTGGGCGGCCGCATCTTCCCGGCCCACAAGAGCGTCCTGGCGGCCGCATCCCCCTTCTTCCACgacaagctgctgctgcaggatggggggcgcctgctgctgccccccGCCATCGACCCCGATGCCTTCGAGGGGCTCCTGCACCTCATCTACTCGGGGCGCTTGACATTGCTGTTGGAGGCCCTGCCCGGTCATCTCTTGGTGGCCAGCGGTCTCCAGATGTGGCACGTGGTGGATCAGTGCTCGGAGATCCTGAGGGAGTTGGAGGGCGGGCTGTGCCGGTGGGCTGGGCAGGGTAGCGAGGTGACATCATCGTCATCGAGTGGCTGTGGTGGTGAGGCGGCATCATCATGGACCACCCGTGGTGGAGATGGGTCTTCCTGTACCACCCATGGGGGAGATGGAGC ATCATCATGGACCACCCGTGGGGGAGATGGGTCATCATGTCCCACCCGTGGTGGGGATGGAGCATCATCATGGCCCACCCGTGGTGGTGATGGGTCTTCATCATCCTCGTGGACCACACGTGGTGGCGACGGTTCATCATGTCCCACCCGCAGTGGTGATGGAGCGTCCTCCTGGTCCACCCGTGGTGGCGATggctcttcatcatcatcatggcCTGTGTGTGGTGGCGACGGCTCTTCATGGGCCACCTGTGGAGGTGATGTAGCGACGCCATCTTTCACCAAGGAGGGGGGCGAGGAGGTCCTCAAAATCCGTGTGGCCACTGACGTGGCACCAGCGGCCACATCGTCCCTGAGCTCCCTCCTGAAGGACACCGGCGAGGAGGTCCTCAAGATCTGTGTGGAGGAGgacgaggaagaagaggaagaggaggaagagggcgGCCATCGTCCCACGGACGCCCTCCAGATTGtgctggaggaggatgaggaggaagacgGGGCACCCAGAGACACACACGAGCCCCCCAAGATCTTCTACATCAAACAAGAGGCGGGTGACAGCGCCGCTGTTGAGGGCCTCCTGCCGGCGGCAGAGTTGGCCGGGGGCTTCGCGCCGGCAGAGGTGAGCTACGTCATCCCGGCCAGTGGCGGTGGGACGGTGGTGACGAGCGCTGGCACGCTGGTGACGAGCGGTGGGGCGGCCGTTTTCCCGCAGCCCTCCTGGAAACCGGTGGACCTTCACGGGAACGAGATCCTGGGCCGGGGACAAGCTCTCCACGCCCCGGTGAAGCTGGGGGCGGCCCCCGATGGCAAACGCTTCGGTTGCCTCTGCGGCAAACGCTTCGCCGTGAAGCCCAAGCGGGACCGGCACATCATGCTGACCTTCAGCCTGCGGCCCTTCGCCTGCGCCGCCTGCCACAAGCGCTTCAAGCTGAAGCACCACCTGAGGGAGCACATGAAGACCCACGACGGGGCCGGGAGggcctgcgagcgctgcggccgCCGCTTCCGCCTGCGCAGCGGCCTGGACAAGCACCGGCCCCTCTGCCAGGGGGCTCGCTGGGGCGGGGGATGCTGGGCCTGCGACTga